One window of the Arthrobacter sp. zg-Y919 genome contains the following:
- a CDS encoding ADP-ribosylglycohydrolase family protein: MSNDPRPAPVSPSAADLAAKIRGCLLGGALGDAAATAAGSPTGAGTSISANTQLALYSLDGLLEAIEWANEGVGADETACLWLAYLRWMRGQGLPLPESGPSPLPRPIDSEPLLQAAADGSQSGLDADVLAALSTGEMGTRQRPVNTGVNTPAALVRSAPFGLLPYVETETVYKLALDAASLTHGHSSARHSAAVFASMIHGLLASGATLRSTTEAALKHANANGAVELAGQVQAVLNSPAGPTGTDGAGHTAEDALLTGLRAALAAEKDAQGPSEDRAAATTAAVQQAAAAGGAPAAIVSGSLLGTRFGSLPEAGLDALRERSVIEKLASGFIAATIAP, from the coding sequence GTGAGCAACGATCCCCGCCCCGCCCCTGTTTCCCCGTCCGCCGCCGATTTGGCCGCAAAGATCCGCGGCTGCCTCCTCGGGGGCGCGTTGGGTGATGCTGCGGCAACGGCCGCCGGGAGCCCGACTGGAGCCGGCACCTCCATCTCCGCCAACACGCAGCTTGCGCTCTACTCCCTCGACGGACTGCTCGAGGCCATTGAATGGGCGAACGAGGGAGTCGGCGCCGACGAGACGGCGTGCCTTTGGCTGGCCTATCTGCGTTGGATGCGCGGCCAGGGGCTGCCCCTTCCCGAGTCCGGCCCGTCCCCGCTGCCCCGGCCGATTGATTCCGAACCGCTTCTGCAGGCAGCTGCAGACGGCAGCCAGTCCGGCCTGGACGCCGATGTCCTTGCCGCACTGTCCACAGGGGAAATGGGCACCCGGCAGCGTCCGGTCAATACCGGTGTCAATACTCCGGCTGCGTTGGTTCGTTCGGCCCCGTTTGGGCTGCTGCCCTACGTTGAGACCGAGACCGTCTACAAACTCGCCCTGGACGCCGCATCGCTGACGCACGGTCACTCCTCTGCCCGGCACAGCGCCGCTGTCTTCGCCTCCATGATCCACGGCCTGCTGGCTTCAGGGGCAACGCTCCGCAGCACCACAGAAGCAGCCCTGAAACACGCCAACGCAAACGGAGCTGTCGAACTCGCCGGACAGGTGCAGGCGGTACTGAACTCCCCCGCAGGACCCACGGGTACGGACGGAGCGGGACACACGGCGGAGGATGCCCTGCTGACCGGGCTCCGTGCAGCCCTCGCGGCTGAAAAGGACGCGCAGGGACCGTCAGAGGACCGGGCCGCCGCAACAACCGCAGCCGTCCAACAAGCTGCCGCCGCCGGAGGAGCACCTGCCGCCATCGTGTCGGGAAGCCTGTTGGGCACCAGGTTCGGTTCGCTGCCCGAGGCCGGCCTGGATGCCCTGCGCGAACGCAGCGTCATCGAGAAACTCGCTTCGGGGTTCATCGCCGCCACGATCGCACCCTAG
- a CDS encoding aldo/keto reductase, with translation MQTRTMGTQGLATSAIGYGSMGISDFYGPGDEQEGIAAIRKAHELGVTLFDTAEMYGWGANEEIVGRAVRSFRDDVVIATKFGFRAPDFSLDSSPEHIREVVENSLQRLGVDHIDVLYQHRVDPNVPIEDVAGTVKEFIDAGKVKYFGLSEAGPETIRRAHAVQPVSVLQTEYSLFEREVEVLFPVLNELGIGFVPYSPLGRGFLTGSAKPASEYDETDMRRADPRWQPGNFEKNVDATRQLTELAASKDATVAQLALAWLLAQGEHIVPIPGTRSAKRVEENVGAANLALTETDLARIKEILPEGGFGSRYPEGLRPTWT, from the coding sequence ATGCAGACACGCACAATGGGCACACAAGGCCTGGCCACGTCCGCGATCGGCTACGGCTCGATGGGAATCTCGGATTTTTACGGTCCCGGCGACGAGCAGGAGGGTATTGCCGCCATCCGGAAAGCGCATGAGCTGGGTGTGACGCTCTTTGACACAGCTGAAATGTATGGCTGGGGTGCGAACGAGGAAATCGTCGGCCGGGCCGTCAGGTCCTTCCGTGACGACGTCGTCATCGCCACGAAGTTTGGATTCAGGGCACCCGATTTCAGCCTCGACAGCAGCCCGGAACACATCCGCGAGGTCGTCGAAAACAGCCTGCAGCGTCTCGGGGTGGACCACATTGATGTGCTTTACCAGCACAGGGTGGACCCCAACGTCCCCATCGAGGACGTCGCCGGCACCGTGAAGGAGTTTATCGATGCCGGCAAAGTGAAGTACTTCGGTCTCAGTGAAGCCGGCCCGGAGACCATCCGCCGCGCCCATGCCGTCCAGCCCGTCTCGGTCCTTCAGACCGAGTACTCCCTCTTCGAACGTGAAGTGGAGGTGCTGTTCCCGGTCCTGAACGAGCTGGGCATCGGCTTCGTTCCGTACTCGCCGCTCGGGCGCGGGTTCCTCACCGGCAGCGCCAAACCGGCCTCCGAGTACGACGAGACCGACATGCGCCGCGCCGACCCCCGCTGGCAGCCCGGCAACTTCGAGAAGAACGTCGACGCCACACGCCAGCTGACTGAACTTGCCGCTTCCAAGGACGCCACGGTCGCTCAGCTGGCCCTCGCCTGGCTGCTCGCGCAGGGGGAACACATCGTCCCGATCCCCGGCACGCGCAGCGCCAAGCGCGTCGAGGAAAACGTCGGTGCCGCCAACCTCGCGCTCACCGAAACCGATCTCGCCCGGATCAAAGAGATCCTTCCGGAGGGAGGGTTCGGCTCCCGCTACCCCGAGGGTCTGCGGCCGACCTGGACGTAG
- a CDS encoding aquaporin, translating to MSSESLPLSGARAVAPARGAAPANGGHTYGLVGRSVAEAIGSFLLLFVGIGIAIFGSSTGGGITSPLAFGLALAAAMVAFGYVSGGHFNPAITLGSAVAGRTPWKFVLPYIVAQLVGAGLGVAILWVVITGHEQIGEQARQFMSGTANGYGEHSVNLFPLASALLMEVIAGALLAAVFLGAASRRPGTDARRSLAVKGAFAVGVTYAVLLTVLAPVTNGGINPARSTAVAFFAEGWALEQLWLFWVAPLLGAVIAGLIFRSVDMTVDAHRSDAVVTDDAAAAADTTPAVENDAAAKPAAKPAKSAVADSSKPEPVVDEEARGFFDKPGTGTGTARPEDGTPGNRA from the coding sequence ATGTCATCTGAGTCCTTACCACTCAGCGGTGCCCGGGCTGTTGCCCCCGCCCGCGGCGCAGCACCTGCGAACGGTGGCCACACTTACGGGCTGGTCGGTCGGTCGGTAGCTGAGGCGATCGGTTCGTTCCTGCTTCTCTTCGTCGGCATCGGGATTGCCATCTTCGGCAGCAGCACCGGCGGCGGTATTACGTCGCCGCTGGCGTTCGGCCTGGCCCTTGCGGCCGCAATGGTCGCGTTCGGTTACGTTTCGGGCGGCCACTTCAACCCCGCGATCACCCTCGGCAGCGCCGTCGCCGGACGTACGCCCTGGAAGTTCGTCCTGCCGTACATCGTCGCCCAGCTGGTCGGTGCCGGACTCGGCGTCGCGATCCTGTGGGTCGTCATCACCGGCCACGAGCAGATCGGTGAGCAGGCACGGCAGTTCATGAGCGGTACGGCCAACGGCTACGGTGAGCACTCCGTGAACCTCTTCCCGCTGGCCAGCGCGCTGCTGATGGAGGTCATCGCCGGTGCACTGCTGGCAGCTGTCTTCCTCGGCGCAGCATCCCGCCGCCCGGGTACGGACGCCCGCCGGTCCCTCGCCGTCAAGGGCGCTTTCGCCGTCGGCGTGACCTATGCGGTCCTGCTGACTGTGCTTGCTCCCGTCACCAACGGCGGCATCAACCCCGCCCGTTCCACCGCCGTCGCATTCTTCGCTGAAGGATGGGCCCTGGAGCAGCTTTGGCTGTTCTGGGTGGCACCGCTGCTGGGCGCCGTCATCGCCGGCCTGATCTTCCGCAGCGTCGACATGACCGTCGACGCCCACCGCAGCGACGCCGTCGTTACCGATGACGCCGCCGCTGCCGCGGACACCACGCCGGCCGTTGAGAACGACGCCGCCGCCAAGCCGGCAGCCAAGCCGGCCAAGTCCGCCGTCGCTGACTCCAGCAAGCCGGAGCCCGTCGTGGACGAGGAAGCCCGCGGCTTCTTCGACAAGCCCGGCACCGGTACCGGCACTGCCCGTCCCGAGGACGGCACGCCGGGCAACCGCGCCTAG
- a CDS encoding exonuclease SbcCD subunit D, protein MRLLHTSDWHLGRSFHGVGMLDAQADFIDRLVDTVREQRIDAVLIAGDVYDRALPAVDTVRLLDSALARITGAGAAVVLSSGNHDSAARLGFGSALFERAGVHLRTRYEDIARPVILPLEGRPVAVYGIPFLEPRLAAGELGVELPNHFSVTEAAVQRIRKDILAREQAGAPVSSVVLAHTFASGGISSDSERDLAVGGLGAVPLDLFEEFSYTALGHLHGRQQLSPTVRYSGSPLPYSFSEARQAKGGWLLEFDGGGLVSVEPVTWPVQRRLAVLRGKLEELLADPGLADAEDAYCQVTLTDAQRPAKAMELLRRRFPDTLVLAFDPEGGTRGPAQTYSQRLAKATDDLDVCCGFLEHVRSRSAADAEKDLFIEILDKVREAAQ, encoded by the coding sequence ATGCGTTTACTGCACACTTCAGACTGGCACCTGGGCAGGTCCTTCCACGGCGTCGGAATGCTCGATGCCCAGGCTGATTTCATCGACCGGCTCGTGGACACTGTCCGGGAACAGCGGATAGATGCCGTCCTGATTGCCGGTGACGTGTATGACCGGGCGCTTCCAGCGGTGGACACCGTACGCCTGCTGGATTCCGCCCTGGCACGCATCACCGGCGCGGGCGCAGCAGTCGTGCTGTCCAGCGGCAACCATGATTCCGCGGCCCGGCTCGGTTTCGGCAGTGCGCTGTTTGAACGTGCCGGCGTCCACCTGAGGACCCGGTATGAGGACATTGCCCGGCCGGTGATCCTGCCCCTGGAAGGCAGGCCCGTGGCCGTCTACGGCATCCCGTTCCTGGAACCGCGGCTCGCCGCCGGGGAGCTCGGCGTCGAACTCCCCAACCATTTCTCCGTCACCGAAGCCGCCGTGCAGCGGATCCGCAAAGACATCCTGGCCCGGGAGCAGGCCGGCGCACCCGTTTCCTCGGTGGTGCTGGCCCACACCTTCGCCAGCGGCGGCATCAGCAGCGACAGCGAACGCGACCTTGCCGTGGGCGGCCTGGGCGCCGTGCCGCTGGATCTCTTCGAGGAGTTCTCCTACACCGCCCTGGGCCATCTCCACGGCCGCCAGCAACTCAGCCCCACAGTGCGCTACAGCGGCTCTCCGCTGCCCTATTCCTTCTCGGAGGCGCGCCAGGCCAAGGGCGGCTGGCTCCTGGAGTTCGACGGCGGCGGCCTCGTCTCCGTGGAACCGGTCACCTGGCCGGTGCAGCGCAGGCTGGCCGTGCTGCGCGGAAAACTGGAGGAGCTGCTCGCTGACCCGGGCCTGGCAGACGCGGAGGACGCGTACTGCCAGGTGACCCTGACGGACGCCCAGCGTCCGGCGAAGGCCATGGAACTGCTGCGCCGCAGGTTCCCCGACACCCTGGTGCTGGCCTTTGACCCGGAGGGCGGCACCCGCGGACCGGCGCAGACCTACAGCCAACGGCTGGCCAAGGCCACCGACGATCTGGATGTCTGCTGCGGCTTCCTTGAACATGTCCGCTCGCGCAGTGCGGCGGATGCGGAAAAAGACCTCTTCATTGAAATCCTGGACAAGGTCCGCGAGGCTGCACAGTGA